In Sphingomonas sp. LR60, the following are encoded in one genomic region:
- a CDS encoding Crp/Fnr family transcriptional regulator has translation MSQEDQERVRALGETPVSLPRHAVLHREGEAPRYIYLLVSGWVGASVLLHGGERQMVKFHLPGDMLGTPSMCLAQAADTLTALTAVTISRVPLEAFGALFASSSRFAAAMFLSAQRERVALMDRLAAVGRTPAIARVAALLLDVGERLHALGAASEEGFDMPLTQEQIGDHLGLTAVHVNRVFRQLAESGLVSRDRHRVVLLDAPRLRAMSARQPRVMTRDVAWLLSSEDA, from the coding sequence TTGTCCCAAGAGGATCAGGAACGCGTACGGGCGCTTGGCGAGACGCCGGTGTCGCTGCCGCGTCATGCGGTGTTGCATCGTGAGGGTGAGGCGCCGCGCTACATCTATCTGCTGGTCAGCGGCTGGGTAGGCGCGTCGGTGCTGCTGCACGGCGGCGAACGCCAGATGGTCAAGTTCCACCTGCCCGGCGACATGCTGGGCACGCCAAGCATGTGCCTCGCGCAGGCAGCCGATACGCTGACGGCGCTGACCGCGGTGACGATCAGCCGCGTGCCGCTGGAAGCGTTCGGCGCGCTGTTCGCGTCCTCGTCGCGCTTTGCCGCCGCGATGTTCCTGAGCGCGCAGCGCGAGCGGGTGGCGTTGATGGACCGGCTGGCCGCCGTCGGGCGCACCCCTGCGATCGCACGTGTCGCCGCGCTGCTGCTTGATGTCGGGGAGCGATTGCACGCGCTCGGCGCGGCCAGTGAGGAGGGCTTCGACATGCCGCTGACGCAGGAACAGATCGGCGACCATCTCGGGTTGACCGCGGTGCACGTGAACCGCGTGTTCCGCCAGTTGGCCGAAAGCGGGCTGGTCTCGCGCGACCGCCACCGCGTCGTGCTGCTCGACGCGCCGCGGCTGCGAGCGATGTCGGCGCGGCAGCCGCGGGTGATGACGCGCGACGTCGCATGGTTGCTGAGCAGCGAGGATGCATGA
- a CDS encoding YdcF family protein — MVKPRVGAIGAALLLLAASTAAAPARDVHLAKLATRLFPHLRALPTNPDRQRRLDACAGRAPCLVEAAIWRDGERERLASRAPNEADDIRREIDGLNEVLRVYGVGKLPRYPLVDGSDEPFGSPAFAARVADAVMLADVQRNDPAVAGDYSLSLALALLDANDKDGAVAFEPLDQRFNAASLAKARNLDWSHFRYSAIVALGVGPDDLVTPLSARGKVNVRLAAERFAQGVAPFIIVSGSAVHPRDTRHVEALEMQRALIERFAVPPEAIVVEPYARHTTTNLRNATRRLFALGAPLSRDVLVVSNVSHIDAIVSPAFTTRNQAELGYQPGTITQRPSPNEAVFRPDIASLRNDPMDPLDP; from the coding sequence GTGGTGAAGCCAAGGGTCGGCGCGATCGGAGCAGCGCTGCTGCTCCTGGCCGCATCGACTGCTGCTGCGCCGGCCCGTGACGTTCATCTCGCGAAACTGGCAACGCGCTTGTTCCCCCACCTGCGCGCCTTGCCAACGAACCCTGATCGACAGCGCCGCCTTGACGCCTGCGCCGGACGCGCGCCGTGTCTGGTCGAAGCGGCGATCTGGCGTGATGGCGAGCGCGAGCGCCTGGCAAGCCGCGCGCCGAATGAAGCAGACGATATCCGTCGCGAAATCGATGGTCTGAACGAGGTTCTGCGCGTCTACGGGGTAGGCAAGCTGCCGCGCTATCCGCTGGTCGACGGCTCCGACGAGCCGTTCGGTAGTCCCGCGTTCGCTGCGAGAGTTGCCGACGCGGTGATGCTGGCCGACGTTCAACGCAATGATCCGGCGGTCGCCGGCGATTACAGCCTGTCACTGGCGCTTGCGCTGCTGGATGCCAACGACAAGGACGGCGCGGTGGCGTTCGAGCCGCTCGATCAGCGGTTCAATGCGGCATCGCTGGCGAAAGCCCGAAATTTGGATTGGTCGCATTTTCGCTATTCGGCCATCGTTGCGCTCGGAGTTGGCCCCGACGACCTGGTCACGCCGCTGAGCGCTCGTGGGAAGGTCAACGTACGGCTTGCAGCGGAACGCTTTGCGCAAGGCGTGGCACCCTTCATCATCGTGAGCGGCAGCGCGGTTCACCCACGCGACACCCGGCATGTCGAGGCGCTCGAAATGCAGCGGGCGCTGATCGAACGCTTTGCGGTTCCGCCGGAGGCGATCGTCGTTGAGCCTTACGCGCGGCATACGACCACCAATCTCCGCAACGCTACCCGGCGGCTATTCGCTCTGGGCGCTCCGCTCTCGCGAGACGTGCTGGTCGTCAGCAATGTCAGCCACATCGACGCCATCGTCAGCCCGGCATTTACCACGCGAAATCAGGCCGAGCTCGGATACCAACCCGGTACGATCACGCAGAGACCATCGCCCAACGAAGCCGTCTTCCGTCCCGATATCGCGTCACTGCGCAACGATCCCATGGACCCTCTGGACCCCTGA
- a CDS encoding TonB-dependent receptor: protein MIVNAKSMLLRGTYAAAIVTASALLTTPLTVEAQAVPTQTDGTASATAAAQTNSDAATTIAEEVTGSDIIVTGSARRQRRFDVSYAVNSLGQDDVKRLAPLNFADLLGKLPGIQVEATGGEVQNVTRIRGIPTDDGYAVFQQDGLPLFHDINGNFFRGDSLNRYDLMTERVEVVRGGPAPIFASQAAAIVNNITVTGSDTPRGKVQMTVGTTDLYRLDAMQSGPLGERTYYAIGGFLRRDGGQRDNGFPNDRGGQIRANIKHDLDNGSVRLSVNYLNDHNTFYLPIPVADPRNPSVSLDPFIDFFHGTLNSPAFRGVTLKYRDAAGVTQSETRDLADGRHMEYGNIGLQYDAEFSGWQLAVRAGYTKGRLNFDALYSTSNPVDATTFANGFRAAANTAFGTTATPVARLGYALSGSNGATAYDPYGASGLVVQAQYRGVGSSFYSGQGDVSVTRKFETGIGTHDLRIGGYASAYGLTNKAVYQDYLMEVRGQPRTLDLVAYDANNNVLGYVTDKGVLRYGTTLNQGDVDSTVYSLYANDTWEVVSGLRVDGGIRHEWYHIDGYGLTTATNGVNLGDPTTLADNAVRTFDGGRQSRKDNPTATNWTLGVNYDVSDHFGGYVRASHLEVPPQSSSYYNINPVLVKTQADQYEAGLKASFGRNYLYLTGFYTKFDPFNASFVAFNPATGRNDQAVPFIGQAEVKGVEVDGTLAPVRWFFVSGSFTYQDPQYKNLQNSSGADPSAVNGNQIIREPKVFGNVRPTFSFDAGGDQVEIYGRYEYIGRRYVDLLNRTGLPSYNTFGLGGTLTHNGFQFQVVGDNIFNNKGLTEGNPRTDQLDGQTSRDAIYGRPIFGRSVRFIVSKAW, encoded by the coding sequence ATGATAGTGAACGCCAAGTCCATGCTGCTACGGGGTACGTATGCAGCCGCCATCGTCACTGCCTCGGCACTCCTGACGACGCCGCTCACCGTAGAGGCTCAAGCGGTCCCGACGCAGACCGACGGCACGGCGTCCGCGACAGCCGCAGCGCAGACGAACTCGGATGCCGCGACGACTATCGCCGAGGAAGTCACCGGCTCCGACATCATCGTCACCGGGTCCGCCCGGCGCCAACGTCGCTTCGACGTGTCCTATGCCGTCAACTCGCTCGGCCAGGACGACGTGAAGCGGCTTGCACCGCTCAACTTCGCCGACCTGCTCGGCAAATTGCCCGGTATCCAGGTCGAGGCGACCGGCGGTGAGGTGCAGAACGTCACCCGCATCCGCGGCATCCCAACCGACGATGGCTATGCCGTGTTCCAGCAGGATGGGCTGCCGCTCTTCCACGACATCAACGGCAACTTCTTTCGCGGCGACAGCCTCAATCGCTACGACCTCATGACCGAGCGGGTCGAGGTGGTGCGTGGTGGCCCCGCGCCGATCTTCGCCAGCCAGGCGGCAGCGATCGTCAACAACATCACCGTCACCGGCTCCGACACGCCGCGCGGCAAGGTGCAGATGACGGTCGGGACCACCGATCTCTACCGGCTCGACGCGATGCAATCCGGTCCGCTGGGCGAGCGCACCTATTATGCGATCGGCGGGTTCCTGCGTCGTGACGGCGGACAGCGCGACAACGGCTTTCCGAACGATCGCGGCGGGCAGATCCGCGCCAACATCAAGCATGACCTCGACAACGGATCGGTGCGGTTGAGCGTCAATTACCTCAACGACCATAACACTTTCTACCTGCCGATCCCGGTCGCCGATCCGCGCAACCCGTCGGTGTCGCTCGATCCATTCATCGACTTCTTCCACGGTACGCTCAACTCGCCTGCCTTCCGCGGCGTGACGCTGAAGTATCGCGATGCGGCGGGCGTGACGCAGAGCGAAACGCGCGATCTCGCCGATGGCCGCCATATGGAATATGGCAACATCGGGCTGCAATATGATGCGGAGTTCAGCGGTTGGCAGCTTGCGGTTCGTGCGGGCTATACGAAGGGGCGGTTGAACTTCGACGCGCTTTATTCGACGTCGAACCCTGTGGATGCCACCACCTTCGCCAACGGCTTCCGCGCCGCCGCCAACACTGCTTTCGGCACGACCGCTACTCCGGTCGCCAGGCTGGGCTATGCTCTTTCGGGCAGCAACGGCGCTACCGCTTACGACCCTTATGGCGCCTCGGGCCTGGTGGTGCAGGCGCAATATCGCGGTGTCGGCTCCAGCTTCTATTCGGGTCAGGGCGACGTCAGCGTAACGCGTAAGTTCGAAACCGGAATTGGGACGCATGATCTGCGCATCGGCGGCTACGCCTCGGCGTACGGGCTGACCAACAAGGCGGTTTATCAAGACTATCTGATGGAGGTGCGCGGTCAGCCACGGACGCTGGATCTCGTCGCCTATGACGCCAACAACAACGTGCTCGGCTATGTCACCGACAAAGGCGTGCTGCGCTACGGCACCACACTTAACCAAGGCGATGTCGATTCGACCGTCTACTCGCTCTACGCCAACGATACCTGGGAGGTGGTTTCCGGCCTGCGCGTCGACGGAGGTATCCGGCATGAATGGTATCACATCGATGGCTATGGCCTGACGACCGCCACCAACGGCGTCAATCTGGGCGACCCGACGACGCTGGCCGACAACGCTGTCCGTACGTTCGACGGCGGGCGGCAGTCGCGCAAGGACAATCCGACCGCCACCAACTGGACGCTCGGCGTCAATTATGACGTAAGCGACCACTTCGGTGGCTATGTCCGCGCATCGCACCTCGAAGTGCCGCCGCAATCGTCCAGCTATTACAATATCAACCCGGTGCTGGTGAAAACGCAGGCCGACCAATATGAGGCCGGGCTGAAGGCGTCGTTCGGGCGCAATTACCTGTATCTCACCGGCTTCTACACGAAGTTCGATCCCTTCAATGCCTCGTTCGTGGCGTTCAATCCCGCGACGGGTCGCAACGACCAGGCGGTGCCGTTCATTGGTCAGGCCGAGGTCAAGGGCGTCGAAGTCGATGGTACGCTCGCACCAGTGCGGTGGTTCTTCGTGTCAGGGTCCTTCACTTACCAAGACCCACAGTACAAGAATCTGCAGAACAGCTCCGGCGCCGATCCGTCGGCGGTGAACGGCAATCAGATCATCCGCGAACCCAAGGTGTTCGGCAACGTCCGTCCGACCTTCTCGTTCGATGCTGGCGGCGATCAGGTCGAGATCTATGGCCGTTACGAGTATATCGGTCGGCGCTATGTCGACTTGCTTAATCGCACCGGACTGCCCTCATACAACACCTTTGGGCTGGGCGGAACATTGACCCATAACGGCTTCCAGTTCCAAGTGGTTGGCGACAACATCTTCAACAACAAGGGGCTGACCGAGGGCAATCCGCGGACCGACCAGCTCGACGGGCAGACCTCGCGCGATGCGATCTACGGTCGCCCGATCTTCGGTCGCAGCGTGCGCTTCATCGTGAGCAAGGCGTGGTGA
- a CDS encoding amidohydrolase family protein: protein MTAVALCLSAAPLAAQDKPVEQTQVPENEATAPTPTTAGTLPPPAPATTASGAKDAKPAKWDVNAPRGLRTKQVRMTTDEGSWMNVDVAPDGRTIAFDLLGDIYTMPIAGGTPTRIAEGLAFEHQPRFSPDGRRIAFTSDRGGGDNIWVMNVDGSDKRQVTKEDFRLLNQPTWSPDGRFIAAKKHFTTGRSLGTGEVWLYHVSGGGGVQLVKRASEVLQKELGEPIYAPDGKSIYYTRNVSSGPIFEYAQNSRTDLFDIERYDIDSGEVTTAVSGVGGSVRPTPSRGGKMIAFVRRDDNVTKLWVKDLASGVERIVYGPLDRDVQETWAVTGVYPNMSWTPDDKAIVFWSGGKLRRVGIDGGTASVIPFRVDDTRVIAEASHPQVEVALARFMTKATRWATVSPDGKQVVFETLGKLWIKPLAGGAPKRLTRATDELELWPSWSRDGRTIVFTGWTDTGLGQVRTVAASGGAAKSVTTVAGHYRRPRFSPDGKTIVFEQGEGGELTAARGNPGSGVYRVAATGGAPVRVAKDASAPQFGTANDRVFLIVNEGNKRQLVSTDLSGENRRVHAAGELVNDFQISPAGDYVAFRQNYEAFVMPLMPGTQAVEVDAKSGALPVTRVSADGADFINWSEDGKRIHWSAGPTLYSADTAALFRAAPAAEDAAKFDAPRTGVSLSMDVAAAKPTGTVALTGARVVTMAGADGCIIDDATVLIRGDRIVAVGPRASVQVPAGATTVDVSGKTIIPGLVDAHAHGPQGDEELVPQQNWSAMANLALGTTTVHDPSSRSAEIFPAAEMQAAGLVLAPRTFSTGEVIYGAKSPDVYAQIDSYDDALSIVRRLKAQGAHSVKNYNQPRREQRQMVVAAAQAEGMEVVPEGGSLYTLDMSLVQDGNSTVEHNVPLERFYNDVLSLWAQTTVGYTPTLVVAYGGPAGDPYWRAHSDVWRHPLLTRHAPPALLAAQNARRSIAPEEDYVDGATAREAKKLADRGIHVAIGAHGQQPGLGAHWELWSFVRGGMTPIEALRAGTIASATSLGYQKDVGSLEAGKLADLVVLDADPTADIRNSDKISRVMLGGRLYDAATLNEVTTGTRKRLPYWWETTSGRGADTGAKVTVGHGHGNSDLD from the coding sequence ATGACCGCCGTCGCCTTGTGCCTGTCCGCCGCGCCTCTCGCCGCGCAGGACAAGCCCGTCGAACAGACCCAGGTGCCGGAGAACGAGGCGACTGCGCCGACGCCGACCACCGCCGGCACCCTGCCGCCCCCTGCGCCGGCAACCACCGCATCCGGCGCGAAGGACGCCAAGCCTGCGAAGTGGGACGTCAACGCGCCGCGCGGGCTGCGTACCAAGCAGGTGCGGATGACGACCGACGAAGGCAGCTGGATGAACGTCGACGTGGCGCCGGACGGGCGGACGATCGCCTTTGACCTGCTCGGCGACATCTACACGATGCCGATCGCAGGCGGCACGCCGACCCGCATCGCCGAAGGGCTGGCGTTCGAGCATCAACCGCGCTTCTCGCCCGACGGTCGCCGGATCGCCTTCACCTCCGACCGCGGCGGGGGCGACAACATCTGGGTGATGAACGTCGACGGCAGCGACAAGCGCCAGGTGACGAAGGAAGACTTCCGCCTGCTCAACCAGCCGACGTGGAGCCCGGACGGACGCTTCATCGCCGCGAAGAAGCATTTCACCACCGGCCGCTCGCTCGGCACCGGTGAGGTGTGGCTCTACCATGTCTCGGGCGGGGGCGGGGTGCAGCTGGTCAAGCGCGCCAGCGAAGTGCTGCAAAAGGAACTGGGCGAGCCGATCTACGCCCCCGATGGCAAGAGCATCTATTACACGCGCAACGTCTCGTCGGGCCCGATCTTCGAATATGCGCAGAACTCGCGCACCGACCTGTTCGACATCGAACGGTACGACATCGACTCCGGCGAGGTGACGACCGCGGTCAGCGGCGTCGGCGGCTCGGTGCGGCCGACGCCGTCGCGAGGCGGCAAGATGATCGCGTTCGTCCGCCGCGACGACAATGTCACCAAATTGTGGGTGAAGGACTTGGCCAGCGGCGTCGAGCGGATCGTCTACGGCCCGCTCGACCGCGACGTGCAGGAAACCTGGGCGGTGACCGGCGTCTATCCGAACATGAGCTGGACACCCGACGACAAGGCGATCGTCTTCTGGTCGGGCGGCAAGCTGCGCCGCGTCGGCATCGACGGCGGCACCGCGAGCGTGATCCCGTTCCGGGTCGACGACACGCGCGTGATCGCCGAAGCCAGCCACCCGCAGGTCGAGGTCGCGCTCGCACGCTTCATGACCAAGGCCACACGCTGGGCGACGGTCTCGCCCGATGGCAAGCAGGTGGTGTTCGAAACACTCGGCAAACTCTGGATCAAGCCGCTGGCAGGCGGCGCCCCGAAGCGGCTGACGCGCGCGACCGACGAGCTGGAGCTGTGGCCGAGCTGGTCGCGCGACGGGCGCACGATCGTCTTCACCGGCTGGACCGACACTGGGCTCGGGCAGGTTCGCACTGTCGCGGCGAGCGGTGGCGCGGCCAAGTCGGTGACGACCGTCGCCGGCCATTATCGCCGTCCGCGCTTCTCGCCCGACGGCAAGACCATCGTCTTCGAACAGGGTGAAGGCGGTGAGCTGACCGCCGCGCGCGGCAATCCCGGCAGCGGCGTCTACCGCGTCGCCGCGACCGGCGGTGCGCCGGTCCGCGTCGCGAAGGACGCCTCCGCGCCGCAGTTCGGCACTGCCAACGATCGCGTGTTCCTGATCGTCAACGAGGGGAACAAGCGCCAACTGGTCAGCACCGATCTGTCGGGCGAGAACCGCCGCGTCCATGCGGCGGGCGAGTTGGTCAACGACTTCCAGATCTCGCCGGCCGGCGACTACGTCGCCTTCCGCCAGAATTACGAAGCGTTCGTCATGCCGCTGATGCCCGGCACGCAAGCGGTCGAGGTCGACGCCAAGTCCGGCGCACTGCCGGTGACGCGGGTAAGCGCGGACGGCGCCGACTTCATCAATTGGTCAGAGGACGGCAAGCGTATCCACTGGAGCGCCGGCCCGACGCTCTACTCCGCCGACACCGCCGCGCTGTTCCGCGCGGCACCGGCCGCAGAGGACGCTGCGAAATTTGACGCGCCGCGCACCGGCGTGTCGCTGTCGATGGACGTCGCCGCCGCCAAGCCGACCGGTACGGTCGCGCTCACCGGCGCACGCGTCGTGACGATGGCCGGCGCCGATGGCTGCATCATCGACGATGCCACGGTGCTGATCCGCGGCGATCGCATCGTTGCGGTCGGGCCGCGTGCCTCCGTGCAGGTCCCCGCGGGCGCGACCACCGTGGATGTCTCCGGCAAGACGATCATCCCCGGGCTGGTCGATGCACACGCGCATGGACCGCAGGGCGACGAGGAGCTGGTGCCGCAACAGAATTGGTCTGCAATGGCCAATCTCGCGCTCGGCACGACCACCGTCCACGATCCGTCGTCGCGCTCGGCCGAGATCTTCCCCGCCGCTGAGATGCAAGCCGCCGGGCTGGTGCTCGCGCCGCGCACCTTCTCGACCGGCGAGGTAATCTACGGCGCCAAGAGCCCCGACGTCTATGCGCAGATCGACAGCTATGACGATGCGCTGTCGATCGTCCGCCGGCTCAAGGCGCAGGGCGCACACAGCGTAAAGAACTACAACCAGCCGCGTCGCGAACAGCGGCAGATGGTCGTCGCCGCGGCGCAGGCCGAGGGAATGGAGGTCGTGCCGGAGGGCGGCTCGCTCTACACGCTCGACATGTCCCTGGTGCAGGACGGCAATTCGACCGTCGAGCACAACGTCCCGCTCGAACGTTTCTACAATGACGTGCTCAGCCTGTGGGCGCAGACGACGGTCGGCTACACCCCGACGCTGGTCGTCGCTTATGGCGGACCGGCGGGCGACCCGTATTGGCGCGCGCACAGCGACGTGTGGCGGCACCCGCTGCTGACCCGCCACGCGCCACCCGCTTTGCTCGCCGCACAGAACGCGCGTCGTTCGATCGCGCCGGAGGAGGATTATGTCGACGGCGCGACGGCGCGCGAGGCCAAGAAGCTCGCCGACCGGGGCATCCATGTCGCGATCGGCGCCCACGGCCAGCAGCCGGGGCTCGGCGCTCATTGGGAATTGTGGAGCTTCGTGCGCGGCGGGATGACCCCGATCGAGGCGTTGCGCGCCGGCACGATCGCCTCCGCGACCTCGCTCGGCTATCAGAAGGATGTCGGGTCGCTCGAAGCGGGCAAGCTCGCCGATCTGGTCGTGCTCGACGCCGATCCGACCGCCGACATCCGCAACAGCGACAAGATCAGCCGCGTGATGCTCGGCGGCCGGCTCTACGACGCCGCGACGCTCAACGAGGTGACGACCGGCACCCGCAAGCGCCTGCCCTATTGGTGGGAAACGACCAGCGGCCGCGGCGCAGACACCGGCGCCAAGGTAACGGTCGGCCATGGACACGGGAACAGCGACCTCGATTGA
- a CDS encoding glycosyltransferase, with the protein MAIFYDASGRRARRVRVALGVAVCVPLLLAALLIAAVLRPVATVAPRFAMPDAPQAAVAAPVSDEARGAWLPARSGAALSGGTMGFYMPWDTPSRQSLATHVDDLEWLVPGLATVTGADHRFVAEADPYMRQVLARATHRPRVLPMVQNAAADGSWDGAGTAALLTDRAARTRLVEQIVALVARESGAGVMLDFESLPVSAHRNYRTFLGELRARFAPRGWMVALATPVADPDWDLRAYAAVADQLVLMAYDEHWMGGAAGPIASQPWFARVVAQAVAQAGTDKAIVAIGSYAYDWQGRTTVPLAIFDALALAAQAGVTPQFDAASGNSHFAYDMQGKHHEVWMLDALSAANQMAAVRRTGAAGVALWRLGSEDPSVWRALSDSTPPDLRRLPAPTGVAVHGQGEIMRMTAEATPGAREVTWRDGLIRAARFVQMPQPDTVERTGAHRRQVALTFDDGPDPAWTPLILDVLARQHVPATFFVTGANALGQGALLRRIVAQGGELGNHSTSHADLSRRSEAAIALELKATARIVEAYTGRAMTLFRPPFLGDADPDRRDELHATRVAARLGYLTVGLNVDPLDWQGPKAEVIAQRVIAQIIAGTDERPAQIVLLHDSGGNRTETIKALPLIIRGLRARGYDFVAVSTLARLSPASVMPALRGHAAIDAAGTRGLFDGLAWLRDAGAVLFAVVIAIGMARAVALTGLALWPRRRETVPTGAPHLVPTFVSVLIPAFNEARVIEASVRRILASIGPRVEVIVMDDGSTDGTSDVVQAAFGIDPRVRLLTLENGGKARALNTALATARGDVVIALDADTQFEADTIAKLTRWFADPRIGAVAGNAKVGNRINVITRWQALEYVTAQNLERRALLSLGAVTVVPGAVGAWRRTALDAVGGYPEDTLAEDQDLTIAVQRAGWRVACDNDAIAWTEAPETIRALFKQRFRWAFGTLQCLWKHRGVLGRSGGSDGSACRRRWFSSCCSRLLRR; encoded by the coding sequence GTGGCGATATTCTACGATGCCAGCGGGCGGCGCGCCCGGCGGGTGCGTGTGGCGCTGGGCGTTGCCGTATGCGTGCCGTTGCTGCTTGCGGCGTTGCTGATCGCGGCCGTGTTGCGCCCGGTCGCGACCGTCGCGCCGCGCTTCGCAATGCCCGACGCGCCCCAGGCCGCGGTCGCCGCGCCAGTGAGCGATGAAGCGCGTGGCGCCTGGCTGCCCGCGCGCAGCGGCGCGGCGCTGAGCGGCGGGACGATGGGCTTCTACATGCCCTGGGACACGCCGTCGCGGCAGTCGCTGGCGACGCATGTCGACGATCTCGAGTGGCTGGTCCCCGGACTCGCGACCGTTACCGGCGCGGACCATCGCTTCGTCGCCGAGGCTGATCCGTACATGCGGCAGGTACTTGCGCGTGCCACGCATCGTCCTCGTGTGTTGCCGATGGTGCAGAATGCGGCGGCGGACGGGAGCTGGGACGGTGCAGGAACCGCCGCATTGCTCACCGACCGTGCTGCGCGGACGCGGCTCGTGGAGCAGATCGTCGCCTTGGTGGCGCGCGAGAGCGGCGCGGGCGTGATGCTCGATTTCGAGAGCCTGCCCGTGAGCGCGCATCGTAACTATCGCACTTTCCTCGGCGAGCTTCGTGCGCGCTTCGCACCGCGCGGCTGGATGGTGGCGCTCGCCACGCCGGTGGCCGATCCGGACTGGGACTTGCGCGCTTATGCCGCTGTCGCCGATCAGCTGGTGTTGATGGCCTATGACGAGCATTGGATGGGCGGCGCGGCGGGGCCGATCGCGTCGCAGCCGTGGTTCGCGCGCGTCGTCGCGCAGGCGGTGGCGCAAGCCGGTACGGACAAGGCGATCGTCGCGATCGGCAGCTATGCCTATGATTGGCAGGGGCGCACGACCGTCCCGCTCGCAATCTTCGACGCACTGGCGTTGGCGGCGCAAGCAGGCGTGACGCCGCAGTTCGACGCGGCGAGCGGCAACAGCCACTTCGCCTATGACATGCAGGGCAAGCATCACGAGGTGTGGATGCTCGATGCGCTCAGCGCCGCCAATCAGATGGCGGCGGTGCGGCGTACCGGCGCGGCCGGGGTGGCGCTGTGGCGGCTGGGCAGCGAAGATCCGTCAGTGTGGCGGGCATTGTCGGACAGCACGCCGCCGGACCTTCGCCGCTTGCCTGCGCCGACGGGGGTCGCGGTGCATGGACAAGGCGAGATCATGCGCATGACTGCGGAGGCGACACCGGGTGCGCGTGAGGTGACGTGGCGCGACGGTCTGATCCGCGCCGCGCGCTTCGTGCAGATGCCCCAGCCCGATACCGTCGAGCGCACCGGCGCGCATCGACGGCAGGTCGCGCTGACCTTCGATGACGGACCGGACCCGGCATGGACGCCGTTGATCCTCGACGTGCTGGCACGCCAACACGTGCCCGCCACCTTTTTCGTCACCGGCGCCAATGCGTTGGGACAGGGTGCGTTGCTGCGCCGGATCGTCGCGCAGGGCGGCGAGCTCGGCAATCACTCGACGTCGCACGCCGATCTGTCGCGCCGCTCCGAGGCGGCGATTGCGCTGGAGTTGAAGGCGACCGCGCGGATCGTCGAGGCCTATACCGGCCGCGCGATGACGCTGTTCCGCCCGCCGTTTCTCGGTGACGCCGATCCGGATCGCCGCGACGAACTGCATGCGACACGCGTCGCGGCACGGCTGGGGTATCTGACGGTGGGCCTCAACGTCGATCCGCTCGACTGGCAGGGGCCGAAGGCCGAGGTCATCGCGCAGCGCGTGATCGCTCAAATCATTGCGGGGACTGACGAGCGCCCCGCGCAGATCGTGCTGCTCCACGATTCGGGTGGAAACCGGACCGAGACGATCAAGGCGCTGCCGCTCATCATTCGCGGCCTGCGCGCGCGCGGCTATGACTTCGTTGCCGTCTCGACGCTGGCGCGGCTCTCGCCTGCTTCGGTCATGCCAGCGCTGCGCGGTCATGCGGCGATCGACGCGGCAGGGACGCGCGGGCTGTTCGACGGACTGGCGTGGCTGCGCGACGCCGGGGCGGTGCTGTTCGCTGTGGTGATCGCGATCGGCATGGCGCGCGCGGTGGCGCTGACCGGGCTGGCGCTGTGGCCGCGTCGTCGGGAGACGGTGCCGACGGGCGCGCCGCATCTGGTGCCGACCTTTGTCTCGGTGCTGATCCCTGCCTTCAACGAGGCGCGCGTGATCGAGGCGTCGGTGCGTCGCATCCTCGCCAGCATCGGACCGCGTGTCGAGGTGATCGTGATGGACGACGGTTCCACCGACGGCACCAGCGACGTGGTGCAGGCGGCGTTCGGGATCGACCCGCGCGTCCGGCTACTGACGCTGGAGAACGGCGGCAAGGCGCGCGCGCTCAACACCGCGCTGGCCACCGCGCGCGGTGACGTGGTGATCGCGCTCGACGCCGATACACAGTTCGAGGCCGATACGATCGCGAAGCTGACGCGCTGGTTCGCCGATCCGCGCATCGGTGCGGTGGCGGGAAATGCCAAGGTCGGCAATCGCATCAACGTCATCACGCGCTGGCAGGCGCTGGAATATGTCACCGCGCAGAACCTCGAGCGTCGTGCGCTGCTGTCGCTCGGCGCGGTGACGGTGGTGCCGGGCGCGGTCGGCGCATGGCGGCGCACCGCGCTCGATGCGGTCGGCGGATATCCCGAAGACACGCTCGCCGAGGACCAGGATCTGACGATCGCGGTGCAGCGCGCCGGATGGCGCGTGGCGTGCGACAATGACGCGATCGCCTGGACCGAGGCGCCGGAGACGATACGCGCGTTGTTCAAGCAGCGATTTCGCTGGGCGTTCGGGACGTTGCAATGCCTGTGGAAGCATCGCGGCGTGCTCGGCCGAAGCGGGGGCTCGGACGGATCGGCTTGCCGCAGGCGCTGGTTTTCCAGTTGCTGTTCACGCTTGCTGCGCCGTTGA